AAATTATCGAAAATCCACGGCCCAATTTACAGTCTGAAAATGGGTCAGAAAGCGGCCATAGTCGTCTCATCACCTGAGATCACAAAAGAAATTCTTAAACACCAGGATACGACGTTCTCCAGCCGTACAATCACTGAAGCTGTACGGTGCGTTACTTATGATGCGACGTCTTTGGTGTTTGTGCCATATGGCGCTAGATGGCGTCTTCTTCGCAAAATTCTCACCACTGAACTTTTCTCTACCCGTGCCCTCGAACTCTTCCAACCTGCTCGTAAACAACAGGTATCTTTCTGAAATTCTGTGACATTTCATCTCTGAATCCAACACTTTTGCATCTGAATTTATTGCTCTTGTTGACCGGAAAAGTAAACGATGCTCTGAGTGTAAAGAGATTTCTTTAATTAATTGTCGAGTCACGTGCGTAGTAGGTGAACAGAATACACCTTTTTTTCCGGCATTTAATTGTTAACATTTAATAGCATTCCGGTGACGGATTTCTAATTAATGCATTGCCGTGGGTGTCATTCTGATGATCATACCTGTTGTTTCTATGAATGCTTACAGGTAAACAGATTGTTGCTTTCACTGTATTCAGCATCAAAGACAAAAACCAAAGTGAACTTAGCAGATTCAACATTTGTGGTATCAGCAAATCTCATTAGCAATCTTGTTTGTTCAAAGAATTTGTTTGATCCTACAAAGAAAGAaggaagagaagtaaaacaaatgGTTTGGGAAATTCTAGAAGTTGTGGGTGCACCAAATTTAGCTGATTTAATACCATTCTTGAAACTACTTGATCCACAGGGACTCAAAAAAAGGGTTTCCAAAGTTGTGCAAAGATTTGATGATTTCTTTGAGAAACTAATTGATGAGAGATTGGATGAGAGGAAGAGAGGGTTGAAGATGAATGAAAATGGGAGGCTAGATATGTTGGATGTGTTCTTGGATTATAAGAGTGACAAAAAAGATGATGAATTGAAAGAATTCTCCAGGGTTGACATCAAAGGAATGCTCTCTGTAAGTTTCCTTGACTATCTAAAACTTTAAAATAGGCACAAAGGTTGATTCTGAATTTGAACTGAACTCTTTTTGTTTGTGCAGGACATGTTTGTTGCAGGAACAGACACTTCTTCCAGTACTGTGGAATGGGGTATGACTGAAATCCTAAGAAAGCCAGAAGTTTACAAGAAAATACTCGCAGAGCTAGACGAAGTTGTTGGTAAAGACCGGTTTGTGGAAGAATCTGATATCTCTAAATTGACTTATTTCCAAGCTGCCGTGAAAGAAACCTTCAGACTACACCCAGGTGTTCCTCTCTTGATCCCCCGCCGAACAAATGAAGCAACTGATGTATGCGGTTATAATGTGCCAAAACATGCAATAGTTTTTGTGAATGTATGGGGAATGGCTAGAGATGAAAAAGTATGGCCTGAACCATATGAGTTCAAACCAGAACGGTTCCTTGGTTCTGAGCTTGACGTGAAAGGTCAAGATTTTGAGATTCTGCCATTTGGAACTGGTCGAAGATCTTGCGTTGGTATGCCATTAGGTCACCGTATGGTACATTACTCTTTAGCATCGTTGCTTCATGCTTTTGAATGGGATTTTTCAGCTCATATCTTGCAAGACATGACAGAGAAAGTTGGaattactcttcaaaaagctaaggTCTTATCTGGGGTACCAAAACCTCGCCTTTCTTTATCTGTTTACCAGTAGAAGTATTGTCTGTTAAGCTTTTTTCATAATGCACACCGCAGTAAGTGAACTGAGGGGAATGGGAGGAAATGCGGGAAGATATTCATgtggtttttggaattttataATGTCAGACACTTTTCTGTGAAAATTTATATCAAACTTATGAATTGTGGCAAATTTTGGATTTTACTGGGACTCATTAGATCATGCATCTAAAAAATCTAGCCTATAACTATGTCATGGTTGCGAAATTAGCCAGGTCAGGGCTGAGAAGGTGATTCTTCTTTGCCTAAATCAAATACATTTTGATCTTACTGCGCCTGCTAAGGTAATAGGCATAATCCAGGACAAGTACTACATGTGCACTACTTTAATCTGTCAGCAACAGAGGAAAAACAAGTGATGGTAACTAGTGATCTGGTACTTCTTCATTTCTAGTTTATACAGCTACACATTAGCCCCAGAAAAAGCCAACCAAAAAAATTTAAGAGTGGGCACAAGTATGTACACACCACAGTGCAGCACAGTACGAGCAAGAAAGCGCAAACGTCACTTAATGCAGAAGAAGTAGCAAAACTGACCGTGTCGCAAAACAACCAAGATATCAAAACAACAGGTGACAGTCTCGCATACCATTGCTATTTAACCCTGCAGTCTGTCAAAAGGAGATATCCACTTCCCTGCAATAGGATTATACATGTCAATTTACTTGGAGAATTAAAGAGGCCAATTGGCTAGACTTGTAGCAaatcaaaataaccacaaactttTCAAGAATAGGAATAACCTCGTCAGAGCAGGACACTATCATTGATAAGACAACATCAGATTGAAAATCATCCTTAACAAGTGCAGCTTCATCTAGGATAAGAAAAAGAGTGTTACTGAACGGTGTTAGACCACTGTCATCCGCTATCAACATTTCAATAACGAACATACTACGATACTATTATCTGTTATCTCTATAAGAGTAAAAGTGTTCAAGCAATAGCATGCAAAATAATAGATGAAGGATAAAGGTTTGAAATTACCCAAAAAATTTATACATATCCACTCACTAATTGGGCATAATCCAGGATGGTGGCGGCCAAAATAACTGATTATAGCTAGCAAAGGATCCAGGTCCAATTTTTTTATCTTCTAAGCTGAACAACCCTGTATTATGAATGTAAACCTCTCTATCTTCTTCAGCCCCATATGAAGTGTACAAGCCATCCATGAAAAAAATGCAATTCCCTTTATGCCGTGACAAATCCCTCGGCCATACCGAAAACGAGCTCCTTTCCCCTATTACGAAAACACGGCCACCCAAGTCTTCGACTCGAACCCATCTCAGATTACATTCATCTAACTTATACACTTCAAACTCACATGGTATAGCTTCATAATCTAATACCAACGgtatttcttcatcatcactttcaGTTTGATCACCATTTTCATCCCCATCTGAATCATCAGAACCCGAATACATATACACATCAACTAGAAATAAATCTCCATCTGAAATGACTAAACGTTTCTCTGTTCCACCTCCAACGGTCACCGGAGGTTCTGCAACTACATTCAATTCCAAATTTGTATCAACAACTACAGCTCTACCAGCAGCATCAACAGCATAAAAATTTCCATTATACGAAA
This is a stretch of genomic DNA from Papaver somniferum cultivar HN1 chromosome 1, ASM357369v1, whole genome shotgun sequence. It encodes these proteins:
- the LOC113291683 gene encoding geraniol 8-hydroxylase-like — protein: MDQVKHFLSTATTPDQLKLHVSTATTFISSLPPTTIAAIVTSILALFLLKIIFRSRNWRNSPPGPIGWPILGYLPYLTDRLHEDLFKLSKIHGPIYSLKMGQKAAIVVSSPEITKEILKHQDTTFSSRTITEAVRCVTYDATSLVFVPYGARWRLLRKILTTELFSTRALELFQPARKQQVNRLLLSLYSASKTKTKVNLADSTFVVSANLISNLVCSKNLFDPTKKEGREVKQMVWEILEVVGAPNLADLIPFLKLLDPQGLKKRVSKVVQRFDDFFEKLIDERLDERKRGLKMNENGRLDMLDVFLDYKSDKKDDELKEFSRVDIKGMLSDMFVAGTDTSSSTVEWGMTEILRKPEVYKKILAELDEVVGKDRFVEESDISKLTYFQAAVKETFRLHPGVPLLIPRRTNEATDVCGYNVPKHAIVFVNVWGMARDEKVWPEPYEFKPERFLGSELDVKGQDFEILPFGTGRRSCVGMPLGHRMVHYSLASLLHAFEWDFSAHILQDMTEKVGITLQKAKVLSGVPKPRLSLSVYQ